From Apilactobacillus bombintestini:
CTGTTTTTTTAGTTCTGTTAATTATTGGTTTATTTGGTGCCCATACCATGTACACCAATATGAAGAATGCTGCTGATAAGGCATATCAACCTGGTTTAACTAAGAAACAACGTAACGTTTCTAAAGTTATTGCCAACAACAAACCAGTTTCTATTCTTTTGTTAGGAACTGATACTGGTGCTTTGGGAAGACATGATACTGGTAGAACCGATACTATGATTCTTGCTACTGTTAACCCTAAGAAAGAAACCATTTACTTAACAAGTATTCCTCGTGATACTAAAGTTACAGTACCTGGTGATTCTCAACCATATGAAAAGATTAACGCCGCATATACTATTGGTGGTGCTTCAGGAGCTGTACAAACTGTACAAAATCTTTTACATGTTCCAATCGACTTTTATGCAATTATTAACATGGGTGGATTAGAAAAAATGGTAAATGCCGTTGGTGGTGTTACCGTTACTCCTCCACTTACCTTTAAGTACAGTGCAGCAAATGTTCAAAAAGGTAAAACTGTTACTTTAAACGGTGCACAAGCCCTTGCATATTCAAGAATGCGTCATGAAGATCCTGCTGGTGACTACGGTCGTCAAGTAAGACAAAGACAAGTTCTTCAAAAATTAGTTATCAAAGGTATGAACATTTCTTCATTACCAAGATACAAACAAATTCTAAGCTCCATTAATGGAAAGCTAAAAACAGATATGAAATTTGATGACATGGTTGCGCTACGTGAAAGATACGGAGATGCAACTCATCATATTAAATCACAAACATTACAAGGTGAAACTGCTGTATTAGATGGAATTGATTATGAAGTTCCAACTCAAGATACTTTACTAAATATTTCTAACTCAATTAGAACTAGTTTAGGACTTAACAAGTTATCATCTCTAGATGCTACTCAAGATCAAACTGGAGATTTCACATCTAGATCAGCTGATACAAATGCTTCTAACACTTCAAGTACTTCAAGCAGTCAAACATCAACTTACTAATTAATAAATAAAACACCCTCTCGAAAAAATCGGGAGGGTGTTTTTTTATACATTTTTCGAAATAAAAAAAGCATCCGAATAAACGAATGCTTTTAAGTGATTGGGCTAGCTGGGTTCGAACCAGCGCATCACGGGATCAAAACCCGTTGCCTTACCACTTGGCTATAGCCCAATAAAAGGGCGGTAGGTGGGAATCGAACCCACGCGTGTCGGAACCACAATCCGATGTGTTAACCCCTTCACCACTACCGCCATATCATTATATGGCGTGGTTATTATTCTATGCCAATGCGGCCAAGAAGATTCGAACTTCCACCGAGATAATTCCCGACAAGATCCTTAATCTTGCGCGTCTGCCAATTCCGCCATGGCCGCATAAGAAAACCACATTTATTATTGTATGTGATTCCCCAATAAAAATCAATAGTTTTTTTAATTTTTTATTATTCTCCGCGTACAGTTGCACCATCATGATCAATCTTAATTAAGCGAAGATTACCATTTATGTCAGCTGTACTTAAAACATCCCTCAATTGGTTCAATTCTGATGTGGTACCAAAAGTAATAATTGCTTGTCCAGTCTTACTTACATAAGTACCATAAATTCCCAATTCATGGGCATGCTTCTTAATGATAGACAATTCTGGAACCTTTTCATTAATATTATCTACATAGAAAGTTTCCTTTTCCATCATTTCAGTGGCTTTAGTCCATTCATTACTCATAAGAGCGGCAACTAACACGTTAGTAGCACTACTTGCCATTATGGCTTGATTTGAACTTATATTTTGCTTGTATACATTATGGTTTAAATCAGGTTCTTGTTTATTAATGTAAATCAATGCATTAATAGCTTCTGGTGTAGGTGCTTTAACTGTAGTAGCCATGTCACCATCAAAATAAGATACTGTGATGTCTCCTAACAATGCTGAGGCAATACCGTCTGCATGTCCTTCCATCTTACTACCAGCCTTAATTTGATCATCTAGTGACATATTTAAATCACCTAATGCATTAGCAATCTTAATTCCAGCAGCCACAGCAGTAGTACTTGCTCCTAATCCTTTACCAATAGGAACATCTGACATAACTGTTAATTGATGTGGCTTAATAGAAGAATCGATTTGTAGAATGGTTCTTACAATCAAATTATCTTCATTATGTGGAATATCTTTACCAAGTGCATGATTAACTTGCCAGTGTTGCATTTCTTCTTCCACAATAACTGTGTAATAAAGTCCAAATGCAATTCCAATAGAATCTACTCCAGTTCCCAATCCTGTGGAAGTAGCAGGAACTCTAATAATTATTTTTTTATCCAAACTAATCATCCCCGTATCTTAATTTTAGTTTTCCACGACATTTTCCACAAACGTACTTTCTTGTATTAATTTTTCGCTTTCTTTTATACACTTGTCCACACTGTGAACAAATATATTCCCATGAATATCGGTTATCCACAGGGGCTGGTGCATATCTTGATCCACCTACTGATTTTAACATCTTTTTAAATGCAATAGTATTGTGTTTGCCTGAATATCCAGCCAAATGTAGATGATAATGACATAATTCATGCTTAATTACCCCTACTAGCACTTCCATAGAATGTTCAGTTAACATCTTAGGATTAATATCAATATCGTGAGTTTTTACATGATATCGACCACCTGTAGTTCTCAAACGAGAATTAAAATAAGCTCTATGGGTAAAGGGTCTAGCGAAATATTTTAAAGAAATATCTTCAACTAACTTCTGTAATTGCTCATTATTCATTTAAAACATCATCACTTCTCCGGATTTATCATAGTTAATTGAATACGCATACGATCAACATCTACTGATAATACCCATACATTAATAATATCTCCTACGGCAACTATATCACTAGGATCAGAAACAAATGAATCACTCATTTGAGAAATATGAACTAATCCATCTTGCTTAACTCCTATATCCACAAAGGCACCAAAATCAATAACATTTCTAACCGTACCTTGTAACTTCATACCTGGTTTTAAATCTTCAATTTTTAAAACATCTTGTTTCAAAGCAGGTGTAGGCATATTATCACGGAAATCACGACCAGGTTGTTTTAACCCATCAATGATATCCAATACAGTTTGTTTTCCATAATGCGTATCTTTAATAAACTTGTCCACATCAAATGTGGATAAAGCATCTTGCATAGGTTTGCTTCCAATTAAATTAATATCTAAGTTTAAGTTATCCACAATTTCTTTTGCTATAGAATAACTTTCTGGGTGAATATCAGTATTATCCAGTGGATTATCACCATCAATAACTCTTAAGAACCCAATAGCTTGTTCATAAGTCTTCTTTCCTAATCTAGGAACTTTAGCTAATTGCGTACGTTGTGTATATTCACCATTTTTATTACGGTATGCTACCACATTTTTAGCTGTGGATTTAGTCATACCAGAAATATGTGTTAATAACTCAGGACTAGCTGTATTTACATTAACTCCCACTTTATTAACAGCAGTTTCTACTACTCGATTTAATTGTGAATCTAAGTCCTTAGCTGGTAAATCATGTTGATATTGACCTACCCCTACTGACTTAGGATCTATCTTAATTAATTCAGCTAATGGATCTTGTAATCTTCTTCCAATACTTACCGCTGAACGTTCTTCTACATGAAAATCAGGGAATTCATCACGAGCGTTTTGACTTGCTGAATAAACAGATGCCCCTGCTTCATTTACGATTACATAGTATATAGATAATTTATCTTCCTTGATAATGTCAGAAACAAATTGTTCTGATTCACGACTAGCAGTTCCATTTCCGATAGCAACCATTTCAGCATGATTTTTCTTAACAAAATCGATAAATTGTTTTCTAGCTTGTTGACGTTTATGATCATTAGCTGGTTTATGTGGATAAATTACTAACTTGTCTAAAAATTTTCCATTTTCGTCAATAGCAGCTAACTTGCAACCAGTACGGTAAGCTGGGTCAAAACCAATTACTCGCTTACCTTTAATAGGTGCTTGCATCAACAAGTTATACAAATTACGTCCGAAAACTTTAATAGCATGTTGATCTGCTTGTTCAGTTAATTCTTTTCTGATTTCTCTGTCTATAGCGGGCTTAATAAAACGAGTATAAGTATCCCTATAAGCTTCTTGAATAAATGTAAAACACTTACCATTTTTGTTTTTATTCAATTCGGAATTTAAGAATTTTTCAATTACATTAGTATTAACATCAATATTTACCGTTAATACTTTTTCTTTTTCACCACGGTTTAATGCTAATACACGATGATTTTTCATCTTAGCAATAGGTTGTGAAAAATCATAATAATCTTTATATACCCCGTTTTCATCAATTTCTGAGGCTTTCTTTTTAGCTTTACTTGTAACTAAACCGTGCTTTTGTGTGTAATCTCTAATCCATTCACGTAAATGTGCATCATTACCGAAATCTTCTGCTAATATTTCATGTACACCATTTAAAACATCAGTAGAACTAGATAAATCTTTATCAGCATCTACGTATTTATCAGCTTCATGTACGAAATTATCATCATTTTTTTGAATCATTTTAGCTAATGGTTCTAGACCTTGTTCTCTAGCCACCATTGCCTTAGTTTTCTTTTTCTTCTTGTAAGGTAAATATAAATCTTCTACTTTTTGTAAAGTAGCCGCATTTTTTATTTCTTTAGATAGAGATGCACTTAATTTGCCTTGCTCATCTATTAAACGCAATACTTCTTCTTTACGATCTTGCAAATTAGTAATGCGAGTATTTTCATCAGCAATTTCTCTAATTTGTACTTCGTCTAAGCTACCCGTTCTTTCTTTTCTATAACGAGCGATAAAAGGTACCGTATTGCCATCTTCTAGCATGGAAATTACGGCAGAAATTTGTTTTTCTCTATAAACACCTAGACTTTGTGTAATCTTATGAATAATGTTGGTATCCATGTAGCTTCATCTCTCTTTTTGCGTATTAGTTTAATTATATCATTCACCTTTAGGACAAAAAAATAGCTGGTAATAATTACCAACTATTTTTTAATTACATAGACATCATAATTTTTTGTGCTGTCTTAAATACTCTGGAAATACTGTCTTGTTGTAAATTACCAGCAGCTTCAAAAGCATCCTTATCAATGTCGTTATCAGAAATGCTATCTACCATGTCTTGGCATCCCTTAACATAATTAGCATATGCATCTTTTAATAATGAATGACGTCCCAATTCTTTAGCTGGAACATCTACTTGATTTAGTTGTTCTAAGTATGCTTGGTAACGATCAGTTCCACTTTGGAAAGTTTCCTTAGTTTTCTTTAAGTCTACTGATGAGTAGTCGCCATTTTTCATAGCTTCTTCTAGTGGTTCGTAGGTTTTACCCATTTCTTCTCCCACTTTGTTAGTACCAGTAATTAAATCTGATAAAAATGGAGCATAAATAGCCATCTTATTCTTTTTCATAATACAAAAATCCTTTCTTATTTCCAAAAGTCATCGTAAATGTTGATAGGTAGATGACGTTTGTGTTCTGTTTTAATATACCAATTTTCGATAGTTTCTGCAGCCTTTTCTGAAACTTCTTTACCTTCTAAGTAGTTATCAATATCTTCGTAACGTACTCCCAATGCAGCTTCATCAGGCAATGCTGGACGATTATCTTCTAGGTCAGCTGTAGGAACTTTTTCATATAAATGCTTAGGTGCATGTAATTCTTCTAGTAGCGCTTTTCCTTGACGCTTGTCTAAACGCCAAATTGGAGTAATATCAGCAGCTCCATCACCAAATTTAGTGTAGAAACCAGTAACGGCTTCAGCAGCATGATCAGTACCTAATACCGCACCTTTAGTTTGACCAGCAATAGCGTATTGAGCAATCATTCTTTCACGAGCTTTAATATTTCCTTTATTAAAGTCAGAAATTTCTGGACCGTCTTCTTCCACTGCAGCTACTGCAGCATCGGCCATAGGTTTAATGTCTACACGAACTGTTTTATCAGCATTCATAAATGCAATAGAATCCATAGCATCAGCTTCATCAGCTTGTTTTCCGTATGGTAATCTTACCGCGATAAATTGGTAATCATTATCACCAGTTTCATCACGCATTTCTTGAATAGCCATTTGTGCTAATTTACCAGTTAAAGTAGAATCTTGACCTCCAGAAATACCTAAAACTAAAGTTTTTAAGAAACTATTTTTCTTTAAATATTCCTTCATAAAGTCAATGCTTTTTCTAATTTCTTCTTTAGGATCAATTGATGGTTTTACTTTTAGATCATCAATGATTTTTTCTTGCATCTTACGCATTATTAATCACCCTTTTTGTTTATTTTTAATTTTTTCATGAACATCCTTAATAATTTGCATCTTGTTGTTCCAGCACTTAACTGAAAGATCAACTGGATATTCTTGTGGATTTAATTCACGTTTATATTCTGGCCATAATGAGGATAATACTTGAGATGAGTATTTCTTAATATCAGCCAATTTAGGTAAATCATATACTTGTTTACCATCTTTAAAAATAGTTTGTAATAATGGTTCTGCTTTAAAATCATTTAAAGTCTTATTTATATATGTGTATTGTGGATGGAACATATATAATTTATCTTCATTGTTAGGATTTTCATCATCAATAGTGATTAAATCACCTTCAGACTTTCCATCCTTCTTTTCAGTAACACGCCAAACTTGTTTCTTACCAGGAGTAGAAACCTTTTCGGCATTATTAGAAAGCTTGATGGTATCTACCATTTCATGCTTATCATTTTCTACTGAAACCATCTTATAAACAGCACCTAATGCAGGTTGATCAAAGGCAGTAATTAGTTTAGTACCAATTCCCCATACATCAATTTTAGCGTCTTGCATTTTCAAACTAGTAATGGTTTTTTCATCTAAATCATTAGAAGCATAAATCTTAGCATCGGTAAATCCAGCATCATCTAGCATTTCACGAACTTTTTTGGATAGATAAGCCATATCACCGGAATCGATTCTAACTCCAGCAAAATTAATCTTATCTCCCATTTCCTTAGCTACTTTAATAGCGTTGGGAACCCCACTACGTAAAGTGTCGTAGGTATCTACTAAGAATACACAGTTATAATGACTTTCTGCATAAGCTTTGAATGCTAAATAATCATCTTGGAATAATTCCACTAGTGAATGTGCATGAGTTCCACTAACTGGAATACCAAAATTCTTACCAGCTAAAATGTTAGAAGTAGCATCAAAGCCACCAATATAAGCAGCTCTAGTACCCCATAATGCAGCTGAAGTTTCTTGGGCACGACGACTACCAAATTCTAGTAATGGATCATCCCCCGCAGCAATTCTAATACGTGCTGCCTTAGTAGCAATTAAAGTTTGGTAATTTACTATATTTAATAGTGCAGTTTCTACCAATTGACATTCACATACGTTACCTTCCACTTGAATAAGGGGTTCATTGTTAAAGGCTAATTCACCTTCTCTAAATGATCTTATAGTTCCGCGGAATTTAAAATTACGTAAATATTCTAAAAAGTCTTCAGTATATTCATTTTGTGATCTTAAGAATTCAATATCATCATCAGTAAAATTAAGATTGTTAATATAGTGAACAATCTTTTCTAATCCGGCAAAAATAGCAAATCCATTTTCAAAAGGCATCTTACGAAAATAAACTTCGAAGACCGCACGGCGATTTTGCATCCCTGATTGAAAAAAGGTCTGCATCATATTGATTTCATATGCATCAGTATGTAATGTTAAATTATCAAATTGATATGACATTTTTTTATGAAATCCTCCTAATACTTGTCGCAATTTGTTGTCTTTTATTTTATCATTAAATAAAGAAATAATCATAATAATTTATTTGGAAGGGACAACATGAAAAACAAAACTGTTAATATTTTAGGATTTAACTTCCTAAATAGTACTTTTAACGACTTCTTAACTAATATAAAAAAACGTATTAATAATCGAGAAAATACTTTTGTAGTTACTGCTAATCCTGAAATAGTAGTACACGCCCTAAACGATAGTAGTTATAAAAAGAAAATTCAACAATCTGACTACCTGGTTGCTGATGGTATCGGAATCATCATGGGTGGTAATATTCTTGGATATGATATGTCCGAAAGAATTACCGGATACGATGTTTTAGTAGATTTACTAGACTGGGGAAATAAAAATAATAAATCCGCATACTTTTTAGGTGCTAAACCAGAAGTAATAGCTGATCTTAAAAAAGTCATAGCGCAAAAATATCCCCATTTAGAAGCCGTTGGTTTTCATGATGGGTACTTTACTGATGAACAAGCTATTGCGGATGATATCAATGAAAAAAAACCAGATATGGTATTTGTAGCTTTAGGTTTTCCTAAACAAGAAAATTTTATTATTAATCATCGAAATACCAGTGATGGATTATGGATTGGTTTAGGTGGTAGTTTTGATGTTCTATCTGGTCACGTAGTTAGAGCACCACAATTTTGGATTAACCATCATATTGAATGGTTATATCGTTTAATTAAAGAACCTACCCGTTTCAAACGCATGTTAGCACTACCTAAATTCATTCATTTAGTAAAGAAACAAAAACGAAACAACAGTAAATAATAAAGAGCACATCGAATTAATCGAATGTGCTCTTTTTACTATCTAAATAAAATTCAAATCTTTCGCCCACGTATTGTGTACGTACATATTCAAATGGTTTATTGTCTTGTAAATAAGTAATTTGACGTAGTAGTAAAATAGCGTCACCTTTTTTAATATCTAAATACTCAGATATTCTTTCGGATGCTAAAGTTGCTGATACTTTTTGTTGTGAAATTTTAGGCATTAAGCCCTTCTTTTCTTCTAGTGAAGCATAGAAAGAATCAGTAACGTCATCTTTGCTTAAACCATCCACAATTTTTTCAGGTATAGTAGCAATTTCAAAACAAATAGGAACTCCATCCCCATAACGAATTCTTTCCATTCTTAATACCTTATCAGATTGTTTAATATGCAAACGTTCAATTTCACTAAGTGATGGTTCTAACACATGATAAGAAATAGTCTTGCTAGATGGTTTCTTACCTTGTGCCAACATAATATCGGTAAAACTGGTTACCCCAGACATTTTTTCTTGTACTTTTTCATTAGAAATATAAGTACCTGAACCTACTCTACGATCTAAAATACCTTCATCTACTAGCGTTTGAATAGCTTGACGTAAAGTCATTCGACTAACCCCAAACTCAGCAGCAAATTGTCTTTCAGAAGGAATGCGACTACCTAATTTCCACTGACCATTTTCAATTTTCTTTTTAATTTCATTATGAATTTGAATATATACTGGCAATGTCATATATAATTGTTTCCTTCCTACTTTTCTTTACGTTGTGTTGCATCAAAACAATTGATAACGGATTTTTCAAATCCGTTCTTCTTAAGTTCCATAAGTCCTTTAATAGTTCCACCATTGGGTGAGCAAACATCATCAATTAAATCACTAGGACTCTTGCTAGAAGTTTCTACCATTTTCATGGAGCCCAAAATAGCTTGTGCAGCCATTTCGGTGGCTTGCTTTTTATCTAACCCATAGTTAACTGCAGAACGACTTAATATGTCCGCAAATAAGTATGCATAAGCTGGTGTACACCCTATTAATGATCCAGAAACATCGAACTTGTCTTCTGGAATCAACATCATTTTTCCTAATGGATTAAAAGTATCATTTAATTGTTTTTCTATACTTTCGTCAACATTTTCATTATTGTGGTATACCATCATACCTTCATTTTGTGCGACATTAACATTAGGTATCATTCGCATGATAGGTAAATCATAGTTAGTTAATTCTTGTAAACGATTCAAAGTAACTTGCCAAACTATAGATACCAATATTTTGCCATTGGTGAAAGAATCACGTACTTCTTTTAATGCCTCTATTGTGTTATTAGCACCAACTGCTAAAACTACAACATCACTATTTTTTACTACTTCTAAATTAGAATCACATTTACTAATTCCATATTTATCAGCGAATTCTTCGTATTTATTTAAATGTGGTGCATGTACGAAAATATCGTTAGCATCTATATGACCAGCATTAATAATTCCTTGTATCATAGCTTTTGCCATGGCACCAACACCAATAAATCCTATTTTCATTGCGCCCACCTCTTCTAAAAATATTAGCTTAATTATAACATAAAAAAAATGACTAACATTTAAGTTAGTCATTTGAAGTATTGGGCTAGCTGGGTTCGAACCAGCGCATCACGGGATCAAAACCCGTTGCCTTACCACTTGGCTATAGCCCAATAATATGGAGGGGAGTGGATTCGAACCACCGAACCCGAAGGAGCGGATTTACAGTCCGCCGCGTTTAGCCAGACTTCGCTACCCCTCCGAAAAGATATAAAATGTAATCAACAATAAATATGATAACAAAATCATAATCATATGTCAAAAACTTTTTTTATCACAAATCTTTTCGTGATAGCTGATTGATATCTCTCAACCAATCAACAATTAATATAATATCGAAATTTGCTTATCTCGTCAACACTTTTTCTAAATTTTTTTAAATTATTTTTCAATTTCTACAGTTTTTAAGATCACAAACATAATGACAGATAGCACTACCCCGATAAGGCCAATAGTTAAGAAGTAGTTAACATTATTTACTGAGAAGTATTTTACTATTTGTGAGTTAATAGCTTGTCCTATTGAATCAGACAAATACCAAACTCCCATCATTTGTGATACAAATTTTCTTGGTGCAAATCTATAGGTAACTGATAATCCTATAGGTGAAATAAACATTTCCCCTATACATACAATTCCAATAGTTAAAACAATCCATAATGGACTAAATTGTCCAGCGGAAAAGAATACTATAGGAAGCAAAATTACCAAGCATGATAGACTTGCAAAAAGCATACCTAGAGGAAATGAAGAAGTAGCTGACATTTCCTTATTGCGCCAAATTTTAGCAAATAAGGGTGTAAACAATAGGATGAATAATGGATTAATGGATTGATACCATGATTTATTGATAGATAATTCAAATGCTCCGTGATGCAATAATGTGTATAAGAATCCTACTATTAATAATAAATATACAATCACGCGAATAATTTCATTGAAAATCTTTTTATTAACTAAATAACCGATAATTCCAGCTATAACTAAGTAAATAACGATACCTAACCATTTGTTTACCATAAATGAGTTATCTGTACTGGAGTTAACTAGCATGGCTATTACTATAGGAGATTGTTCTTCTATCCCCCAGAAAAATGCTGCGCAAATAAATAATAGGATATATGTACGCATATTTTTACGTTCTTTATCAGTTGTATTGGTACTTGTAGTGATCACAAAGAAATAAACAAACGGAATAATAACGGTGATAATACTTAATAAAGTAATAATATTATTCAAATTGAATCCGTCCATTACCCACATTAATAAGAACGTTAATGCTAAAGAAATAGCAAATAAAACTAGAAATACTATTATCTTTCTTACTTCGTAAGGTTCAATAGGATTTGAGGTATACATACTATTGTTTCGGTTATACTCATTGGAATTATACTTAAAAATAATTAATCCAATTATCATAGCTATGGCTCCAGCAAAGAAACCAAGATGGAAACTAAAATGTAAACCTAAAAAGCCAATAATTATCGGAGCTAATAATGCACCAAAATTAATTCCGAATAGAAATACGGTAAAACGATATGCTTTACTCTTCGAATTATCATCATATAAATTACCAACCATCGTAGATATTGTGGGTTTCAATAACCCGGTTCCGATAGTTAAGAACATTAATGATATAAATAGCGTCCATAACATTTTTAATGGTATCGATAAAATAAGTTGTCCAATAATAATTAGAATAGCACCAAAAATTACTGTCTTTTGGCTTCCTAATATTCGATCACTTACATATCCCCCACAAGCGGCTGATAAATAACTGATTGAACCATATATAGCAAAAATTGAAGCAGCCATTGTAGGATTCAATCCTAGTCCACCCATTTTTGCTGAATAGTACATGTAATATAGTAAAATTGCTTGCATTCCATAGTAACTAAAACGTTCTAACATTTCAGTTAAACTTAATGCACTTAAACCTCTAGTTTTTTTAGAGATAATATTGTCTTCGTTATCCAAGTAATTATTCCTCCAAACGCATTATTCTTCACAGCCAACGGTAATTATACGCCCAGCTATGCGTTTTATCAATTTAATGTAATTTTGTCCACTCGCTACAAAAAAACTCCCTTAATTGGATTTTCCAACTAAAGGAGTCTTACGCATAATCTCTTATGCCGGCTGCAGGACTTGAACCTGTGACCGCCGGTTTACGATACCGATGCTCTACCAACTGAGCTAAGCCGGCAAAATTACTTATATAACATAAAAGTGCTAACCGAAGTTAGCACCTTTTTTAGAACTCCGAATGTCAGACTCGAACTGACGACAACCTGATTAACAGTCAGGTGCTCTACCAACTGAGCTAATTCGGAATAATAAGCGCGGCGACGTCCTACCCTTGCAGAGGGCGATCCCTCAACTACTCTCGGCGTTTAGAAGCTTAACTTCTGTGTTCGGCATGGGAACAGGTGTGTCCTTCTAGCTATCGCCACCACACTATTTTATTTGAAAGAACTTCGTTCTCTCAAAACTAGATATTATTTACTTCTCCGATACTTACCTTACTTGGTTAAGTCCTCGACCAATTAGTACTAGTCCGCTCCATACATTGCTGCACTTCCACTTCTAGCCTATCTACCTAATCATCTCTTAGGGGTCTTACTTCCATAAAGGAATGGGAAATTTCATCTCGGGGTCGGTTTCACACTTAGATGCTTTCAGCGTTTATCTCATCCATACATAGCTACCCAGCGGTGCCCTTGGCAGGACAACTGGTACACCAGCGGTATGTCCATCTCGGTCCTCTCGTACTAGAGACAGCTTCCCTCAAATTTCCTACGCCCGCGACGGATAGGGACCGAACTGTCTCACGACGTTCTGAACCCAGCTCGCGTACCGCTTTAATGGGCGAACAGCCCAACCCTTGGGACCAACTACAGCCCCAGGATGCGATGAGCCGACATCGAGGTGCCAAACCTCCCCGTCGATGTGAACTCTTGGGGGAGATAAGCCTGTTATCCCCAGGGTAGCTTTTATCCGTTGAGCGATGGCCCTTCCATGCGGAACCACCGGATCACTAAGCCCGACTTTCGTCCCTGCTCGACCTGTCTGTCTCGCAGTCAAGCTCCCTTTTGCCTTTACACTCGATGAATGATTTCCAACCATTCTGAGGG
This genomic window contains:
- a CDS encoding GntR family transcriptional regulator, with the translated sequence MTLPVYIQIHNEIKKKIENGQWKLGSRIPSERQFAAEFGVSRMTLRQAIQTLVDEGILDRRVGSGTYISNEKVQEKMSGVTSFTDIMLAQGKKPSSKTISYHVLEPSLSEIERLHIKQSDKVLRMERIRYGDGVPICFEIATIPEKIVDGLSKDDVTDSFYASLEEKKGLMPKISQQKVSATLASERISEYLDIKKGDAILLLRQITYLQDNKPFEYVRTQYVGERFEFYLDSKKSTFD
- a CDS encoding WecB/TagA/CpsF family glycosyltransferase; this encodes MKNKTVNILGFNFLNSTFNDFLTNIKKRINNRENTFVVTANPEIVVHALNDSSYKKKIQQSDYLVADGIGIIMGGNILGYDMSERITGYDVLVDLLDWGNKNNKSAYFLGAKPEVIADLKKVIAQKYPHLEAVGFHDGYFTDEQAIADDINEKKPDMVFVALGFPKQENFIINHRNTSDGLWIGLGGSFDVLSGHVVRAPQFWINHHIEWLYRLIKEPTRFKRMLALPKFIHLVKKQKRNNSK
- a CDS encoding peptide MFS transporter, with the protein product MDNEDNIISKKTRGLSALSLTEMLERFSYYGMQAILLYYMYYSAKMGGLGLNPTMAASIFAIYGSISYLSAACGGYVSDRILGSQKTVIFGAILIIIGQLILSIPLKMLWTLFISLMFLTIGTGLLKPTISTMVGNLYDDNSKSKAYRFTVFLFGINFGALLAPIIIGFLGLHFSFHLGFFAGAIAMIIGLIIFKYNSNEYNRNNSMYTSNPIEPYEVRKIIVFLVLFAISLALTFLLMWVMDGFNLNNIITLLSIITVIIPFVYFFVITTSTNTTDKERKNMRTYILLFICAAFFWGIEEQSPIVIAMLVNSSTDNSFMVNKWLGIVIYLVIAGIIGYLVNKKIFNEIIRVIVYLLLIVGFLYTLLHHGAFELSINKSWYQSINPLFILLFTPLFAKIWRNKEMSATSSFPLGMLFASLSCLVILLPIVFFSAGQFSPLWIVLTIGIVCIGEMFISPIGLSVTYRFAPRKFVSQMMGVWYLSDSIGQAINSQIVKYFSVNNVNYFLTIGLIGVVLSVIMFVILKTVEIEK
- the proC gene encoding pyrroline-5-carboxylate reductase → MKIGFIGVGAMAKAMIQGIINAGHIDANDIFVHAPHLNKYEEFADKYGISKCDSNLEVVKNSDVVVLAVGANNTIEALKEVRDSFTNGKILVSIVWQVTLNRLQELTNYDLPIMRMIPNVNVAQNEGMMVYHNNENVDESIEKQLNDTFNPLGKMMLIPEDKFDVSGSLIGCTPAYAYLFADILSRSAVNYGLDKKQATEMAAQAILGSMKMVETSSKSPSDLIDDVCSPNGGTIKGLMELKKNGFEKSVINCFDATQRKEK